The genome window TGCCCTCGCGGGCGCGCCGCAGGAAAGCGTCGGGGAGCGGAACGATGCGGATCGGTGTGGTGGCTTGCATGGGAAACCTCGCAGTGGATGGAAACCCATTCTCGGCCGAGGCGCTGCCGGCCGCGATCCGTTTCTTGCGCTCGAATCGCCGGGCGTGCGCGGCGCGCGATGCAGGCGCGCTACCATGAGGAACCATCATCGCCGGGCCCGCGCGCCCTGGCCTTCCTGTCTCGAGGAGAACCATGTCAGCCAACCTGTCCGCTTCGCTGCGCCACGTCGTCCTGTTCGCGTTCAAGGACGCCGCGGGCGCCGACGAGATCGACGCCATCGCTTCCGATTTCGCCACCCTGAAGAACGCCATCCCGGCCGTCGCCGGCTTCGAGTGGGGCACCAACGTCAGCCCTGAGGGCTTGAACCAGGGCTTCACGCACTGCTTCACCCTCTCCTTCCGCTCGGTCGAGGACCGCGACGCCTACCTGGTGCATCCGGAACACCAGCGCTTCGTCTCCACGCTGGGCGGCTTGCTGGAGAAGTCGCTGGTGATCGACTACTGGGCCCAGGAAGAATAAGGGCGAAAAAAAAGGCCGGATCGCTCCGGCCTTTTTCCTTGGGCTCAGCGGGCGCTTACGCCAGCTTGCCGTGGCACTGCTTGAACTTCTTGCCGCTGCCGCAAGGGCAAGGATCGTTGCGGCCGACCTTCATGCCCATGTAGGTGCTGTGGTCTTCGGCCGCCACCGGGGCGGCGCCGGACGACACCGGGTTCGGGTTGAGCAGCTCTTCCGGCGCGGCCGACGGATTGAAGTCGGCGTGCTGGAAGTTGATGTTCTCCAGGTGCGCCGCCTGGGCCGCCATCGCGGCTTCGGCCGCCTCGACTTCCTCGCGGGTCTGGATGCGCACGGTCATCACGGTGCGGATCACTTCGTTCTTGATCATGTCCAGCATGTTGCCGAACAGTTCGAAGGCTTCGCGCTTGTACTCCTGCTTCGGGTTCTTCTGGGCGTAGCCGCGCAGGTGGATGCCCTGGCGCAGGTGGTCCAGCGCCGCGAGGTGCTCGCGCCAGTGGGTGTCCACGCTCTGCAGCATGACGTTGCGCTCGAAGCCGCCGAAGGATTCCTTGCCCACGATGCCGACCTTGGCCTCGTAGGCGGCGTCGGCCGCGGCCAGCACGCGCTCGAGGATGTCGTCGTCGTTCAGGTTCGGCTCGTCCTGCAGCATCTGTTGCAGCGGCACGTTCAGGCTCCATTCGCCGGCCAGGGTCGCTTCCAGGCCCTTGATGTCCCACTGCTCTTCCACCGACTCGGCCGGCACGAAGCCGCGCACCACCTCGGTGAACACGCCGGCGCGCAGCGAGGCGATCATCTCGGAGATGTCGGTCGACTCCAGCAGCTCGTTACGCTGGGTGTAGATCACCTTGCGCTGGTCGTTGGCGACGTCGTCGTATTCGAGCAGCTGCTTGCGGATGTCGAAGTTGCGGGCCTCGACCTTGCGCTGGGCCGATTCGATCGAGCGGGTCACGATGCCCGCCTCGATCGGCTCGCCTTCCGGCATCTTCAGGCGCTCCATGATGGCGCGCACGCGGTCGCCGGCGAAGATGCGCAGCAGCGGGTCGTCCAGGCACAGGTAGAAGCGCGAGGAGCCCGGGTCGCCCTGGCGACCCGAACGGCCGCGCAGCTGGTTGTCGACGCGGCGCGACTCGTGGCGCTCGGTGCCGATGATGTGCAGGCCGCCGACCGAGACCACGTGGTCGTGCAGCGACTGCCATTCGTCGCGCAGGGTCTTGGCCTGGGCCGCCTTGTCGGCGTCGGACAGCTTGTCGTCGGCCTCGATGAACTGGATCTGC of Massilia sp. KIM contains these proteins:
- a CDS encoding Dabb family protein; this translates as MSANLSASLRHVVLFAFKDAAGADEIDAIASDFATLKNAIPAVAGFEWGTNVSPEGLNQGFTHCFTLSFRSVEDRDAYLVHPEHQRFVSTLGGLLEKSLVIDYWAQEE